GACCACCAGCATCCCTTGACCACGGTCACCTGAGTCCCTTACCCCCTTCTAGGCCAGATGCCTCCTCAGATTGCCttattcccttcccttctttcttcttccaggtTCCTCTTACTATGACAATGTCCGGCCTCTGGCCTACCCGGATTCTGACGCTGTGCTCATCTGCTTCGACATTAGCCGGCCAGAAACACTGGACAGTGTCCTCAAGAAGGTGGGAGTCTGGGGGAAACTACAAAGGAGAAGGGCACGAACCCGGAGGAGGGAGTAACAGTAGTGGAGGAAGCTGTCATCCCTCCGCTCCAGCCCCTTGCCTTTCACCTGCAAGTCTGTCTCTGAGCTGGAAGTGGTCCTGGGGCCTTGGGGTTTGCTTCCTTGCCTTCCCTATCTTCCTTGGCGGTGGCAGGGCTGTGGATTCCGGGGCTTTAGAAAGCCCTGTGGCTGGCTGTCTAGGCTATTGTTTCCATAAGGAAAGTCCCCGGTTAAAGCAGGAGAGTCCATCAGGGAGTCCTTGATccccagggaggggagggtgtggCTGGTCTGGTCTCGGGACAAAGTAAGGGAAAGGGGAGTGAGAGGGTGCAGACTGCAGGCTGACAGAGAACCCCGGGAGTCCTCACCAAAACCCTCTTCTCCTCGACTTCCACACTGCCCTGGTCCCTACCCGAGACCAGCTTTCCACATCACTTCTTACCGAGGGGGGTTTAGAAGGGTACGTGATTTCTGTATGCACGGAGCAAAgcttttccctctgtccctctccaccCCTCCATAACTCTTATTTTCCACCTCCAACCAGTGGCAAGGAGAGACTCAGGAGTTTTGCCCCAACGCCAAGGTGGTGCTGGTTGGCTGTAAGCTGGACATGCGGACTGACCTGGCCACACTGAGGGAGCTATCCAAGCAGAGACTTATCCCAGTCACACATGAGCAGGTGAGACCCCTTCACCTCCAACTGAATTCCAGCCTAGACCTCACTCACACccatgcctgtttttttttttttttttttggttcctgACTTTTGCTCTAACCTCTGACCCTAACCTTTAATTCATCCCCATCTCCGTCTGACCTTCAACCTTAGCCCACAGCCCTGATGCTCCTTCCCAAACAAAGGCCTATAATTTCCACCCGTCTGCTGCTTTTCCAGGGTACTGTGCTGGCCAAGCAGGTGGGAGCTGTGTCCTACGTGGAATGCTCCTCCCGATCTTCCGAGCGCAGTGTCAGGGATGTCTTCCATGTGGCCACAGTGGCTTCTCTCGGCCGTGGCCATAGGCAGCTACGCCGTACTGACTCTCGCCGGGGACTGCAGCGATCCACTCAACTGTCAGGACGGCCAGAGCGGGGAAACGAGGGCGAGATGCATAAGGATCGAGCCAAGAGCTGTAACCTCATGTGAGGGGTTGCggtggggcagagagggaggagggctgggtgAGAGACACGGTTGTTCCCGTGTATGCTCCTGGACCTTTTGACCTCCTGACCCTGGCtggaagggcagggcaggcagaggagcAATTCTggttggaggagctagaggataGAAGGATgtcacccctcacccccattctccacatccttatcCCTTCTCTGCTGCCAGCTGAGAGAGCTAACAGGGTGGCATCTGGTACATGAACGTGGATAGGGCAGGTGAATGACTTTGGTTGAGTCTCCTATATGAAGTGTATCTTCCTTGCACACCCTGGTCCCCATATCCCGTCTGCCTTCCCTAAGGAAAGTGTCCATTTGAtgaccttctctgtctctcccctcactTCCACATCTGCTCTTGTCCATGCTAACCTTCAGGCAACATGCACTAAATTTTAAAGCAAGAAGCTCTTTCCTCCTATCCACCCGCCGACCAGTTCTAGCTTGCCCTTTCTCCAGCAGTCCGCAAATAAAGCCCATGACCATGGAAAACAGCTATGGACTTAGtttcgttccttccttccctcccccagcccaaaGAAAAGCAGTCTACCAATGTCCTCTCCCccagagaaaacacaggaaaaaagcCAAAAAGCCATGTACTGAAGGATAAAGTTTAAGAGCCccgagggtggggggtgggagtgtaAAATACCTCAGGACTCTTCAGTCTAGTTAATGTGAGTGGacagccctgggggagggggacttggAGTGAACTGAGGATGCCCAACTGCTCAGCATGACTGAGCCTGGCTGGGTGTCCTGCTAGTGAGGCAGAGGGCCTGCTGAAGTGGCACAAGCCCCTTGTTCACCATCTCCGCCCTGGCTTGGAGCCCTGGATGCTCTAGAGATTAGGAAGACAGGAAGGTATTGAGAGCCTCCACATCATTGAATCTGAACCCCGTATAAGGTGATGTTTCCTAAGGGGATGGTAATC
This sequence is a window from Mus pahari chromosome 14, PAHARI_EIJ_v1.1, whole genome shotgun sequence. Protein-coding genes within it:
- the Rnd2 gene encoding rho-related GTP-binding protein RhoN encodes the protein MEGQSGRCKIVVVGDAECGKTALLQVFAKDAYPGSYVPTVFENYTASFEIDKRRIELNMWDTSGSSYYDNVRPLAYPDSDAVLICFDISRPETLDSVLKKWQGETQEFCPNAKVVLVGCKLDMRTDLATLRELSKQRLIPVTHEQGTVLAKQVGAVSYVECSSRSSERSVRDVFHVATVASLGRGHRQLRRTDSRRGLQRSTQLSGRPERGNEGEMHKDRAKSCNLM